The genomic stretch GCGCTGTGCAACACTGGTTCGTGTTGCCAAGACGCCAGGCTGGGTCTCCCATGCTTGATCAACCAGCGACTCCAACTGCTTCCTTTTCAGCTTACATGAGCATCAGAGAGAGATCTAGACAACTCTCGGATCTCGATATCCTCAAAGATAAGCCTTTTTGAAGCGATTCACGGTTCCAGGCCTGGATAGACTCGCTTTCTGGTAACATTTTGCATACATCTCAGCTCCCCTCTCTGGTTGATCTCTCTTAACTGACCACTCTCTGGCAGCCATCCACATACCCCCAACTTTCTCCATTACAAACCCACGTGCACGGCTTCCACATTCGACGGGCTTCTGTCTGCCACGGCACCACACCGCACCTTCACCACGTTTGAACCGTCAGCTATCTTGCTTCTGTTCCTGGTGAAGCGAGCGAAAAGCAACGAATACGGAACCTCACTTCTGCTtcgcaaccaccacccaccatggCTGACGTCCCGCTCTATGTCGTATCCGACTACTCGTCTTCGGAAAGACGGATCACCCCCTCATGGTCTATCGCTCAGCTCAAGACCAAGTTGGAACCCATCACCGGCATTCCTCCTTCCTGCCAGCACATTTTCCTCAAGACCTCGTCCAACGATGGGATTCCGATCGAGGCTTCGGACGAGGAGGCGGTCTATCTGCAAAGCTTTCCGCTAGCGCCATATGCTGAATTGCAAGTAAGTGAGACAAACCCGATCCGTCCCTGTGCCCCCGAATCTATTCGGCCGGGGAACTTTGGTGTGCAGGCGCCATCAAAGTGCAAGTAAACAAGGTGGCGCTGCCATCATCCTGTTGGCACATGGGCAAGGCAGGCCATCGAGCCCTGAGACATGGAGCACGACGTGCCGCCTCACGCCAAATGCTATTCAAGTGACGCGTGGCGGCCGGCTTCTAGTGGTGCTCGCGAATCGTCCTATGATGCTGCCTTCTCCTTccggggttggtgagagcCACCACGTAGGGGATGTACGTCGAAAATGCATCGTGCCCTGGTCTCCAGCCGCTCCAGGGgcaggtgtgtgtgtgtgtccaGGGCTAGCTCGGAAGCCATTGGGCGCTCTCCTGGCCCCCCAGCTAGTTTCTTGCTGGCCATATGTCGGTCCGAGGAATCCCTCGAGATGCAAGCGTTTGAAACCCGCAGACTAACAGCGCTTGGCAGGTTGTTGATACGCGGCCAGCGTCTGCCAGGCCCAATTTCACAAGCGCCGTTGGCGTCGAGAAATTCGAGCTGCCTGAAGAGGAGtacgagaagaagacggacTCGGTCCTCGCATGGAAGAAGGCTCAGAAGCTCGGGCGATTCGACCCGAACGCCCCGACCCATGAGCAGGCCAAGATCGACGCCATCGCCAAAGAGATTGGGGCCCGAGGAATCGCGGTGGGGAAGCGGTGCagagttggtggtgacgataCGAGACGCGGGGAGGTCAAGTACGTGGGGGATGTCAAGGAGATTCCTGGTATTGGTGCCTGGGTGGGCGTCCAACTGGACGAGCCGGTTGGCAAGAATGACGGCAGCGTGGGAGGTACGCGCTACTGGGGCGAAGAGTCGGAGCTTAAGCGTGGCGTGTTTGTGAGAGCAGAGcgggtggaggttggggacTTTCCTGTTCTGGATGACCTCGAGGACATGGAGGAGATCTGAAgtccatcaccacaccaacATATGCGTACCAATGGAAACCTTGACGCTGTCACCATCTTCTGCTGCCCTTGAGGCTTGATTGGCTCTCATCTCGCACCCAACACCATCTGCCTAGTTGGCTAGTCGCAGAGGCCCGTCCCGATGCGTTGGTGGACTGCACTCTTCTCCAGGTTCCTGAACAGCTGCGCGAAGCCGCGGCAAGATGGTATCCCAGTCATCCTCCAGTGACCCCGTCTTGCTCACAAGCGCTAGCACTCCCTGATACACTTCCCGTTATTTTGTTGGCACCGAAAAAGCCGCCAGCTTGTAAGCAGGTGGCTGGCCCTTGAAGCCGACCTCGAAACTGCCGCTTCCCAAGCTTCTGCGCCATTGCCCTGTTACCAACATGTGGGTAGTCACCCAGACTTACAGTATGACTGCCTAACGGTCTCTACTTTAGCTCACCGGGCTTGCAAAACTAAGTGAGATTTTCCGCCGAGCAAATATCTCGTCCAAACAAGCTCCAGAAAGATGCCATTAAGATATACCATCACCAGCTCAGGAaaaggggctcaggggcaatCAGGCACTGAAAATCTCGAAACGACCAATGCGACAAAGGGAGGATATGTCTACTCAGGTATCGAATTTGCATTTAACCGCATCTCTCACTGCGAGGTATGGTGCAAGGGGTTGATGGGCCCCGTAACGCCTGATGTTCGAACTCCATGCAGGGCAAGGCGTTTACCCCTGAGTGCAACGCTGCCGTTAACAGACCATCTGCAACAACCCTCTCAAATTACCACGAAATATCCATTTTGCGTCTTCGCCATTTTTGTTGCAAATAACACATCATCACTGGATATTTTATCTCTCGAAACATCAGCTTTTTTCTCCAATCTTGTCTTGCCAAATATCCTTTTTGTTGACAAGTCGGCATTTGATTAGTGGTAGCGCTGTCAGCAAAAACACCAAGCGTTGTTTAGCATCTGAGACTCGGAACGTCGATCACAGAGACAGGATCTCAAGGAGCAAAAAGCTTCCGAGCCAGCCAAAACATCTACGAGTCCAAACAAAAGTGTTTTCTTTCGGATCACTTCCGAAGTAATCGTCGTTGGATCAGCTTCGCTTTTGTATGCTGCGTGCAAAAAATAGATCCAGTTTACCTGCGGCTTTGAGGCTCCACCGAACAGCGCATTCTCTAGTTCAAGTCGTCTCCAACAATATACACCATCAACAGTCATCGATGGTAACATACTGACTCTAGATCATAATTGCATCAAAATCATCGAGTTTTGAAGATAGAGCAACAAACATCGTCCAATTGCATAAACAAACAACCCTGGCCGTCAGTGAGGCACGGCCGTTAGGTGGCACTAGGCAGCTTGCAGCTGCTTTAAACTGAACGGGCACTAAAACATATCCAAAACGCCCCCCTTTGTAGATGCATCACACACATCTTGCACACACCAGCTGCTGGTGTCATATTGTCGGCGTCCTTGTCGCGCACGACCTTAATTGCGCCTTTGAATGGCAGCTTAGCCTGGGCAGATGCCATCATGGCCAATGCAGTTCCCGTTTCTG from Podospora pseudopauciseta strain CBS 411.78 chromosome 3, whole genome shotgun sequence encodes the following:
- a CDS encoding hypothetical protein (EggNog:ENOG503NXIM; BUSCO:EOG0926505R; COG:O): MADVPLYVVSDYSSSERRITPSWSIAQLKTKLEPITGIPPSCQHIFLKTSSNDGIPIEASDEEAVYLQSFPLAPYAELQVVDTRPASARPNFTSAVGVEKFELPEEEYEKKTDSVLAWKKAQKLGRFDPNAPTHEQAKIDAIAKEIGARGIAVGKRCRVGGDDTRRGEVKYVGDVKEIPGIGAWVGVQLDEPVGKNDGSVGGTRYWGEESELKRGVFVRAERVEVGDFPVLDDLEDMEEI